From a region of the Teredinibacter turnerae genome:
- a CDS encoding CHAD domain-containing protein, with protein sequence MPDTQSLAWPVTVLEPDLFDNGGLGEKLSLEVRSPPKTEDVTLLDDFDWHLWQDNRLLVKSGNDYQLLAPAAEPITAVEAGSPQFSWDFTSPALVEALAGRLTLRALRPILAGRVTQAWWNIREAGDDKIVCRLQLLHFQNETHSQGYWQLVPLRGYQKEFDKVARRMDKILGESLGNLPVDLHFILADLALDDARPRAATIHLDSTAASEVAVAGMVLNLVRDAQRHVPGIIEDIDSEFLHDFRVQLRKARSLVQITKGALSAPRQAGLKTLLADVMRPTGLLRDLDVFLLEQQDYRSLLPEIHQSGFDQLIRNVKNARNQACKTLQQYLQSDTYSNQLVSIIDLAGEPAELASPSSQQPIYLLVNKLISKRYRKICRNGLAITDDTPDEEVHNLRIECKKLRYLLTIFGELYDAATLKKIIKRMKRLQTILGNFNDYAVQQEFLAMQSAKSRSQPLQMAVSGLIAVIFQQQRQLRQQVCSAIEEFAAPETTAIIDTLLAKETEPCEL encoded by the coding sequence ATGCCTGACACACAAAGCCTCGCCTGGCCCGTTACTGTTCTGGAGCCCGACCTTTTCGACAATGGTGGGCTCGGAGAAAAACTTTCGCTCGAGGTGCGTTCACCGCCAAAAACGGAGGACGTCACTTTGCTGGACGATTTCGACTGGCACCTGTGGCAGGACAACAGGTTACTGGTGAAGAGTGGTAACGACTATCAATTATTGGCACCGGCTGCCGAGCCAATCACCGCAGTGGAGGCAGGGAGTCCGCAATTTAGTTGGGATTTTACGTCACCGGCTCTGGTCGAGGCATTAGCAGGTCGATTGACATTGCGCGCACTGCGCCCCATCCTAGCTGGCCGGGTGACGCAAGCCTGGTGGAATATTCGCGAGGCGGGCGATGACAAAATCGTTTGCCGGTTGCAACTCCTGCATTTTCAAAATGAAACCCACAGCCAGGGTTACTGGCAATTAGTTCCCCTGCGTGGATATCAAAAGGAATTCGATAAGGTTGCGCGCAGGATGGACAAAATATTGGGGGAGTCCCTGGGGAACCTACCGGTGGATTTGCATTTTATTCTTGCCGATTTAGCGCTGGACGACGCTCGCCCCAGAGCCGCGACTATTCATCTCGATTCCACCGCAGCGAGTGAAGTGGCGGTTGCGGGGATGGTGTTAAATCTGGTGCGTGATGCTCAACGCCACGTGCCCGGTATTATCGAAGACATCGATTCTGAATTTTTGCACGACTTTCGTGTGCAACTACGAAAAGCCCGATCACTCGTTCAGATTACCAAAGGCGCCTTGTCCGCCCCGCGCCAGGCGGGTTTGAAGACGCTGCTCGCTGATGTTATGCGGCCGACAGGTTTGTTGCGCGATCTCGATGTGTTTTTGCTGGAGCAGCAGGACTATCGTTCGTTGTTGCCCGAAATACACCAGTCCGGATTTGATCAACTGATTCGCAACGTGAAAAATGCGCGCAATCAAGCCTGTAAAACGCTTCAGCAGTATTTGCAAAGCGATACCTATAGCAACCAGTTGGTCAGTATTATTGATCTCGCAGGTGAGCCTGCTGAGCTTGCCTCTCCGAGCAGTCAACAACCCATCTATTTACTCGTTAATAAGTTGATCTCGAAACGCTACCGTAAAATCTGCAGGAACGGGCTCGCAATTACTGACGATACGCCAGATGAAGAAGTGCACAATTTGCGGATTGAATGTAAAAAACTGCGTTATTTGCTGACTATATTTGGTGAACTCTACGATGCGGCTACGTTGAAAAAGATAATCAAGCGCATGAAACGTTTGCAGACTATATTAGGTAATTTCAACGATTACGCGGTGCAGCAGGAGTTTCTCGCGATGCAGTCGGCGAAAAGCCGTTCACAACCTTTACAAATGGCCGTTAGTGGTTTGATTGCGGTTATTTTTCAGCAGCAGCGCCAGCTTCGCCAGCAGGTCTGCAGTGCTATCGAAGAATTTGCCGCCCCGGAAACCACAGCAATTATTGACACGCTGTTAGCGAAAGAGACTGAACCATGCGAATTGTAG
- a CDS encoding PilZ domain-containing protein, which translates to MSDLESNRRVEARIAARFYSHISYNNQTAVAHVVNISEQGALIAVLNENRPGVGDSVTLDIDQMEQNIMSLAAVVAHTKEHLIGLTFTDPDELTQAALAEFVTGLDEEE; encoded by the coding sequence ATGTCTGACCTTGAGTCCAACCGCCGAGTCGAGGCGCGAATAGCCGCCCGCTTCTACAGCCATATCAGCTACAACAACCAAACCGCCGTAGCCCATGTTGTGAATATCTCCGAACAGGGTGCCCTGATTGCGGTGCTGAACGAGAACCGACCTGGTGTGGGGGATTCGGTCACTTTAGACATTGATCAGATGGAACAGAATATTATGAGCCTTGCAGCCGTTGTTGCGCACACGAAAGAACATTTAATAGGGCTCACTTTCACCGACCCAGACGAACTCACTCAAGCGGCGCTGGCAGAATTTGTAACCGGGCTGGACGAAGAAGAGTGA
- a CDS encoding DUF3313 domain-containing protein, with the protein MDRLMTFIPFSRLCALLLATFVAFFGANVYAQKNPTENFRVWKDTKFHRFLVDGSVDFSKYKKIALLPLDTNSATIANRTRETMRRNWEPFVSSGMGDVGRFIEESLTEEFADEKGLVVTDKGGKDVMIAQFIAKEVTPKAKLDNGLDTVGSKTLSKLCSMQFQVAIYDASSKQVLAFIDSDLPVVAKPFGNERVENNRANQNRAWKVATDRLAKLFVRDMNKLTSND; encoded by the coding sequence TTGGACCGTTTGATGACCTTTATCCCCTTTTCGAGGCTTTGTGCGTTGCTTTTAGCCACGTTCGTCGCGTTTTTTGGTGCGAATGTTTATGCGCAAAAGAACCCCACCGAAAACTTTCGAGTCTGGAAAGATACGAAATTTCATCGTTTTCTAGTGGATGGTAGTGTCGATTTTTCAAAGTACAAAAAAATAGCCTTACTGCCACTAGACACGAATTCAGCGACTATCGCGAATCGCACTCGTGAAACCATGCGCCGCAACTGGGAGCCGTTCGTGAGCTCCGGTATGGGTGATGTGGGCCGGTTTATTGAAGAGTCTTTGACAGAAGAATTTGCCGATGAAAAAGGTTTGGTTGTTACAGATAAGGGCGGCAAGGATGTGATGATTGCTCAGTTCATTGCGAAAGAAGTCACCCCCAAAGCTAAGTTGGATAATGGGCTCGATACCGTGGGCTCTAAAACGCTCTCAAAGTTATGTTCTATGCAATTTCAGGTTGCAATCTATGACGCAAGCAGCAAGCAGGTGTTGGCTTTCATAGATTCAGACTTGCCTGTCGTCGCCAAGCCGTTTGGTAATGAGCGTGTCGAGAACAACCGCGCCAATCAAAATCGGGCATGGAAAGTAGCGACCGACAGACTGGCAAAGCTGTTTGTTCGCGATATGAACAAACTGACCAGCAACGATTAA
- a CDS encoding DHA2 family efflux MFS transporter permease subunit translates to MSTAVATSDHRATGSNALLVTMSVMAATVMQALDTTIANVALPHMQGALGATQDQISWVLTSYIVAAAIFMPLTGFLTERLGRKRLFTMCVAGFTITSMLCGAAQSLEEMVIFRLLQGVCGAALVPLSQAVLLDTYPKEKHGQAMAMWGVGVMVGPILGPFLGGWLTEYYDWRWVFYINVPVGVFTWFALTAFMEETPLDNSRRFDFTGFLFLAIALGALQMMLDRGETLDWFNSSEVIVESLITAFAFYLFVAHIFTHKSPFIEPAIFKDRNFSISLIFIFIVGIVLLATIALLPPFMQSLMGYSVMDVGTLLAPRGMGTMVAMMLVGRLSGKVDPRHLIFVGLCLTSLSLWEMTYYTTLTTQWEIVRNGVIQGFGLGFVFVPLSAVAFSTMQPQYRGIGTALFSLLRNIGSSIGISVVVTYLAHRSQINHGIFASYITPFSQPLNQAVSSGALDTSTLQGIAAINGKVTEQALTLAYLQDFRLMMFVTLVAMPLLLFMRGPQANVNKR, encoded by the coding sequence GTGAGTACCGCTGTCGCAACATCAGACCATCGCGCGACAGGAAGCAACGCGCTGCTCGTTACCATGTCGGTAATGGCCGCCACCGTTATGCAGGCACTGGATACCACCATCGCCAACGTAGCCCTGCCGCACATGCAGGGCGCACTGGGCGCGACCCAGGACCAGATTTCCTGGGTCCTGACGTCATACATCGTGGCAGCAGCCATCTTTATGCCGCTCACCGGCTTTCTCACGGAACGTCTCGGCCGCAAACGTCTTTTCACCATGTGCGTCGCGGGTTTCACCATCACATCCATGCTCTGTGGTGCCGCCCAGAGCCTGGAAGAAATGGTGATTTTCCGTCTGCTGCAAGGAGTGTGTGGCGCTGCACTGGTACCTTTATCGCAAGCGGTGTTACTCGACACATACCCAAAAGAAAAACACGGCCAGGCAATGGCTATGTGGGGCGTCGGTGTCATGGTTGGCCCGATCCTCGGACCTTTTCTCGGCGGGTGGCTGACCGAGTATTACGACTGGCGCTGGGTGTTTTACATCAATGTTCCAGTCGGCGTATTTACCTGGTTCGCCCTTACCGCTTTTATGGAGGAAACCCCGCTCGATAACAGCCGCCGTTTCGATTTCACCGGTTTTCTGTTTTTAGCCATTGCGCTTGGCGCATTGCAAATGATGCTGGATCGCGGGGAAACCCTGGACTGGTTTAACAGTAGCGAAGTGATTGTGGAAAGTTTGATTACAGCGTTTGCGTTTTACCTTTTCGTCGCCCACATTTTTACCCACAAATCGCCCTTCATTGAGCCCGCGATTTTTAAGGACCGCAACTTCAGTATCAGCCTGATCTTTATTTTTATTGTCGGCATTGTCTTGCTGGCCACCATCGCATTGCTGCCACCATTTATGCAATCGCTGATGGGCTACTCGGTCATGGATGTTGGTACGCTACTGGCACCTCGGGGAATGGGCACTATGGTCGCGATGATGTTGGTGGGGCGCCTGTCCGGTAAAGTGGACCCGCGCCATTTAATTTTTGTCGGTTTATGCCTCACCAGCCTGTCGCTGTGGGAAATGACCTACTACACCACACTGACGACACAGTGGGAAATTGTCCGCAACGGTGTTATCCAGGGTTTCGGCCTGGGATTTGTGTTTGTGCCTTTATCCGCTGTTGCTTTCTCAACAATGCAGCCGCAATACCGGGGTATTGGCACTGCGCTGTTCAGCCTGTTGAGAAATATTGGCAGCAGTATCGGAATTTCTGTGGTGGTTACCTACCTGGCCCATCGCAGCCAGATAAATCACGGGATTTTCGCAAGCTACATCACGCCATTTAGCCAACCGCTCAACCAGGCGGTCAGCTCAGGAGCGCTGGATACCTCAACCTTGCAGGGCATAGCGGCCATTAATGGCAAGGTCACTGAGCAGGCCCTGACACTGGCCTACCTCCAGGATTTTCGATTGATGATGTTTGTCACCCTGGTGGCGATGCCACTGTTATTGTTTATGCGGGGGCCACAAGCCAACGTAAATAAACGTTAG
- a CDS encoding PilZ domain-containing protein, translated as MSEAEERRRFTRVDYQTNATLIQGNAKCVAAIVDISLNGLLVSTPEHYEIRVGEPLEVVIELSEDAQIHMKVSLAHSSSELLGFRCESIDVESVAHLRRLLELNLGQNDAAERVLAELLHIS; from the coding sequence ATGTCTGAAGCCGAGGAAAGACGCAGATTTACCCGAGTGGACTACCAAACCAATGCCACCCTCATCCAGGGCAATGCCAAATGCGTCGCCGCAATCGTCGACATTTCCCTCAACGGACTGTTGGTTAGCACCCCCGAGCACTACGAAATTCGCGTGGGTGAGCCTCTGGAAGTTGTTATCGAGCTGTCAGAAGACGCGCAAATCCATATGAAAGTCAGTCTCGCTCACAGTAGCAGCGAGCTGCTAGGATTTCGATGCGAGAGCATTGACGTGGAAAGTGTGGCACACTTAAGGCGACTGCTGGAACTCAATCTAGGCCAGAACGATGCCGCAGAAAGAGTGCTCGCAGAATTATTACATATAAGCTAA
- a CDS encoding phage tail sheath subtilisin-like domain-containing protein, whose protein sequence is MAESAFSEQIIPGTYVRVLAEGLISVGGISAGNIGIVGTADTGVGETHKLGDWESAQNAVGAYDAYAEGAGTLNLTRSLSLLFKNGARTVYARALAAGSDQAAFTTAFNELIKEDVNILVAPELTTDQAKAVLGPLVDSSENNGKDVIAVIGSDVSSSTDIAAQVAANKRIIMTAPGVVMYDSAAGANVDLNGRYTAAPLAGLISSLAVQTSPTNKVLSGVVKLVNRFSYVEMKDLLNGGVCALEDRSGIRVVRGLTTQAVDSGPFSQITTRRITDKAKAGVRKACNPFIGRLNNQRVRAAMQGAIDGFLTTMVQDEALTEYTLEVTATRQDEIAGRAIVNVALKPTFSIDFIRVTLSLS, encoded by the coding sequence ATGGCAGAAAGTGCATTTTCGGAACAAATCATACCCGGAACCTATGTGCGGGTTCTCGCGGAAGGTTTAATCAGTGTCGGCGGGATTTCCGCCGGGAATATTGGCATTGTCGGCACCGCCGACACCGGTGTTGGCGAAACCCACAAACTCGGCGACTGGGAAAGTGCACAAAATGCTGTCGGTGCTTACGATGCCTATGCAGAGGGTGCGGGTACATTAAACCTTACCCGATCACTCTCTTTGCTTTTTAAAAATGGCGCCCGCACCGTGTACGCGCGGGCACTGGCGGCCGGTTCAGACCAAGCTGCATTCACCACGGCCTTTAATGAATTAATTAAAGAGGATGTGAATATTCTGGTTGCTCCGGAACTCACCACCGACCAGGCAAAAGCGGTGTTGGGTCCACTGGTGGACTCCTCCGAAAACAACGGCAAAGATGTGATTGCGGTTATTGGCTCTGATGTGAGTTCGTCTACCGATATCGCAGCGCAAGTCGCCGCCAATAAACGCATTATTATGACTGCGCCCGGTGTCGTCATGTACGACAGCGCTGCAGGCGCAAATGTCGATTTAAATGGCCGCTACACGGCAGCACCACTCGCCGGGCTAATCAGCAGCCTCGCGGTCCAAACCAGCCCCACTAATAAAGTATTAAGCGGTGTCGTTAAACTGGTTAACCGGTTCTCCTACGTTGAAATGAAAGACCTTCTCAACGGCGGCGTCTGCGCGCTGGAAGATCGCAGCGGCATTCGCGTTGTCCGGGGTTTAACAACCCAGGCCGTCGATAGCGGTCCGTTCAGTCAAATTACCACCCGCCGCATTACCGACAAAGCCAAAGCCGGTGTGCGCAAAGCCTGTAATCCATTTATCGGCCGACTCAACAATCAGCGCGTGCGAGCGGCCATGCAGGGAGCGATCGACGGATTCCTCACTACCATGGTGCAAGACGAAGCGCTTACCGAGTACACCCTCGAAGTCACCGCCACCCGCCAGGATGAAATTGCCGGGCGCGCGATTGTGAATGTTGCGCTCAAGCCAACGTTCAGTATCGACTTCATTCGCGTCACGCTTTCACTTTCATAG
- a CDS encoding PQQ-dependent sugar dehydrogenase, giving the protein MRIWLALVLTTLFSFTHAAPSQPPASPSLKLTYCQQVRGGITDIEFIDAGQALITEKGGRLYFFSGCDKPATEVTRLSVDARSELGLLGVAIAPEREYVYLYYAPKGGSEVITRLSAFEYSRKAGVPVLGKEKVLLEIEQPYNNHDGGSLKFGPDGNLYLGVGDGGSAGDPLDAGQNESLLLGSILRIAPAPKTKAGYKIPAGNLISFKPKAAPEILAMGLRNPWKMSFDSRGNLIVADVGQNLYEEISIIPQSAIGKKPLNLGWRLREAAHCFNPKKDCMKPDLLEPVYEYDRSFGASITGGETVKLNDREFYTFADFASGKIGVLDLAAPNALFLSDASSSKHWTTFGKSDSGELYIADIEGNIYRLSLDF; this is encoded by the coding sequence ATGCGAATTTGGCTCGCACTCGTGCTTACGACCTTGTTTAGTTTCACCCATGCAGCCCCATCACAACCCCCAGCCTCGCCTTCGCTCAAGCTGACCTACTGCCAGCAGGTGCGCGGGGGCATCACCGATATAGAGTTTATTGACGCCGGGCAGGCGCTAATCACCGAGAAAGGTGGCCGGCTGTATTTCTTCAGTGGCTGTGACAAGCCCGCAACGGAAGTTACGCGGTTAAGCGTGGATGCGCGCTCGGAGCTTGGGCTTCTCGGGGTGGCCATCGCGCCGGAGCGAGAGTACGTTTATCTCTACTATGCGCCGAAGGGTGGAAGCGAGGTTATTACCCGTTTGTCTGCGTTCGAATATTCTCGCAAAGCGGGGGTGCCAGTGCTCGGTAAAGAAAAAGTGCTTTTGGAGATTGAACAGCCCTACAACAACCACGATGGCGGCTCGCTCAAATTTGGTCCGGACGGCAACCTTTATCTGGGTGTCGGTGATGGCGGTTCTGCGGGAGATCCACTTGACGCAGGGCAAAACGAATCGCTGTTACTAGGCAGTATATTGCGCATAGCTCCCGCGCCCAAGACTAAAGCAGGCTACAAAATCCCAGCAGGTAATCTGATTAGCTTCAAACCCAAGGCTGCGCCGGAAATATTGGCAATGGGCCTGCGCAACCCCTGGAAAATGAGCTTTGATAGCCGCGGAAATTTAATTGTTGCGGACGTGGGGCAAAATCTTTATGAAGAAATCAGCATTATTCCTCAGAGTGCAATAGGCAAAAAGCCACTCAATCTGGGCTGGCGGTTGCGGGAAGCAGCGCATTGTTTTAACCCGAAAAAAGACTGTATGAAACCCGATCTTTTAGAGCCGGTGTATGAATACGATCGGAGTTTTGGGGCGTCGATTACCGGTGGTGAAACCGTTAAGTTAAATGACCGGGAATTTTATACCTTTGCCGATTTTGCCAGCGGTAAGATCGGCGTTTTGGATCTTGCTGCGCCCAATGCATTGTTCTTGTCCGATGCGTCCAGTTCAAAACATTGGACGACGTTTGGCAAATCGGATTCGGGCGAACTCTATATTGCTGATATCGAGGGCAATATCTACCGGTTGTCGCTGGATTTTTAA
- a CDS encoding MarR family winged helix-turn-helix transcriptional regulator — protein MKSSDHSFGFLLADISRLLRNQFQARLTGSELTHAQARALIHISRNPGVRQVELAELLNIQPITLARQLDQLVASNLVERRAHPTDRRAYCLYTLPDAEQHLVLISAVAMEVKAMATAGLSQNEIDQVLVALNKIRSNLTP, from the coding sequence ATGAAATCATCCGACCATAGCTTTGGCTTTTTACTGGCAGACATTTCGCGCCTGCTGCGCAATCAATTTCAAGCGCGCCTGACAGGCAGCGAACTCACCCACGCCCAGGCGCGGGCGCTTATTCATATATCGCGCAATCCCGGCGTACGTCAGGTGGAACTGGCGGAGCTGCTGAATATTCAACCGATAACACTGGCCCGTCAGCTTGATCAGCTGGTTGCCAGTAACCTCGTAGAGCGGCGGGCGCACCCTACCGACCGGCGTGCTTACTGCCTCTACACCCTGCCAGATGCCGAACAGCATCTGGTATTGATCAGCGCTGTCGCCATGGAAGTTAAAGCCATGGCAACAGCAGGACTCTCGCAAAACGAGATTGACCAAGTATTGGTTGCCTTGAACAAAATTCGTAGCAATCTCACCCCCTAG
- a CDS encoding HlyD family secretion protein translates to MSSNDTPNPERKATNRALRYTLLVAVPLMALVAIGVIYLHGGRYIGTDNAYVKSDKVPVSADVSGPAIQIAVEENQFVAEGALLFSIDPAPYKIAVAKAQASLEQVRTDLTSQKAAYHSQQAALALAKTKYNYARKKQKREANLVEQKLISDADFDDATMLARIAKLEITASEHELERIADSLGGAVDEPVESHPRYQQAMAELENAKLDLARTQIKAPFAGIVSQLPKPGQYIHAGGAALSLVAAERFWVEANLTEKELTHVQQSQPVNITIDMYPGKVWHGVVDTLSPATGAEFAIIPAQNATGNWVKIAQRVPVRIALTDQDDLPRLRSGLSAEIKIDTGFRRQILGQAL, encoded by the coding sequence ATGAGCAGTAACGACACCCCCAATCCAGAACGCAAGGCCACCAATCGCGCTTTGCGCTATACCCTGTTAGTCGCAGTGCCGCTAATGGCACTGGTAGCCATCGGGGTTATCTACCTTCACGGCGGCCGCTATATCGGTACAGACAACGCCTACGTCAAGTCCGACAAGGTGCCAGTCAGCGCCGATGTGTCCGGGCCTGCGATTCAAATCGCCGTCGAGGAAAACCAGTTTGTCGCCGAAGGCGCACTGCTTTTTTCAATAGACCCGGCGCCCTATAAAATTGCGGTGGCCAAAGCGCAGGCAAGCCTGGAACAGGTTCGCACCGACCTCACCTCGCAGAAAGCCGCCTACCACAGCCAACAGGCCGCACTGGCACTGGCAAAAACCAAATATAACTACGCGCGTAAAAAGCAGAAACGCGAAGCCAATCTGGTTGAACAAAAGCTGATATCCGACGCGGACTTTGACGATGCCACCATGCTCGCGCGCATTGCGAAATTGGAAATTACTGCCAGTGAACACGAACTGGAACGCATCGCAGATTCGCTCGGCGGCGCAGTCGACGAGCCCGTCGAGAGCCACCCCCGCTACCAGCAGGCCATGGCAGAGCTGGAAAACGCCAAACTTGATCTCGCGCGCACGCAGATAAAAGCACCGTTCGCCGGGATCGTCAGTCAGCTTCCAAAACCGGGGCAATATATCCATGCCGGCGGCGCAGCCTTGTCACTGGTCGCAGCAGAGCGATTCTGGGTGGAAGCCAACCTCACCGAAAAAGAACTGACTCATGTACAACAGTCTCAGCCGGTCAATATCACCATCGACATGTATCCCGGCAAGGTCTGGCACGGTGTGGTAGATACCCTAAGCCCGGCCACCGGTGCAGAATTCGCGATTATCCCCGCACAGAACGCCACCGGTAACTGGGTCAAGATCGCACAGCGGGTGCCGGTACGAATCGCCTTGACCGACCAGGATGACCTGCCACGCCTGCGCTCCGGCTTAAGTGCCGAAATTAAAATCGATACCGGTTTCCGACGTCAGATTCTGGGGCAAGCCCTGTGA
- a CDS encoding ParA family protein, translated as MRIVACYSMKGGVGKTATAVNIAYWAAKSGIRTLLIDLDPQGASSFYFRVKPSSKSWGKRFFNAYKDLLGQVKASDYDNLDILPAHLNFRKFDVLLSSLKKRKARLKKILSGLSDEYQLIVLDCPPSIGDLSEAVFVAANPIFVPVIPTTLSQRTYAQLLQFFKEKKYPHKKLVPFFSMVQGQKALHKKTMEEMRAQYSNFLDAVIPFSVDVENMGEQRAPVDVFARSRPANRAYVALWKEMVALLNKKVK; from the coding sequence ATGCGAATTGTAGCTTGTTACAGTATGAAGGGGGGCGTGGGTAAAACCGCGACTGCTGTAAATATCGCCTATTGGGCGGCCAAGAGCGGGATTCGTACCCTCCTGATAGATCTCGACCCGCAGGGCGCGTCATCTTTTTATTTTCGCGTTAAACCCAGTTCCAAGAGTTGGGGGAAACGTTTTTTTAACGCGTACAAAGATTTACTTGGCCAGGTAAAAGCCAGCGACTACGATAATCTGGATATCTTGCCTGCGCATCTCAATTTCAGGAAGTTTGACGTATTGCTTTCCAGTTTAAAAAAACGCAAAGCGCGGCTAAAAAAAATTCTTAGCGGATTGTCGGACGAATATCAATTGATCGTTCTCGACTGCCCACCATCTATTGGCGATCTTTCCGAGGCGGTGTTTGTCGCTGCTAACCCCATCTTTGTGCCGGTGATTCCGACCACCTTGTCACAGCGTACCTACGCGCAATTGTTGCAGTTCTTCAAAGAGAAAAAGTATCCGCATAAAAAGCTGGTGCCATTTTTCTCCATGGTGCAGGGGCAGAAGGCGCTGCATAAAAAAACCATGGAAGAGATGCGTGCGCAGTACAGCAACTTTTTGGATGCAGTTATCCCGTTTTCTGTTGACGTAGAGAATATGGGGGAGCAACGGGCGCCGGTGGATGTCTTCGCCCGTTCGCGCCCGGCGAACCGGGCGTATGTGGCGCTGTGGAAAGAGATGGTTGCGCTACTCAACAAAAAAGTGAAGTAG
- the radA gene encoding DNA repair protein RadA, with product MAKAKTAYVCNDCGADFAKWQGQCTECGAWNTLKEVRLGGSVKTSASGGRSGYAGSLEAKVTPLAEINLEELPRFSSTLEEFDRVLGGGFVPGSVVLIGGHPGAGKSTVLLQVLCQLAQQQDALYVTGEESLQQVAMRASRLGLPTANLQMLSATDVDAVVQAAAQVKPKIMVVDSIQVMHQAEIQSAPGSVSQVRECAAELTRFAKQSGTVLILVGHVTKDGSLAGPKVLEHIIDCSIMLEGSHDSRFRTLRGIKNRFGAVNELGVFAMTEQGLKEVSNPSAIFLQRGDEVSSGSVVMVVWEGTRPLLVEIQALVDASSLGNPRRVAVGLEQNRLSMLLAILHRHGGLMVGDQDVFVNVVGGVKIMEPSADLALLFALVSSFRDHPLPRELVVFGEVGLAGEIRPVPSGQERIREAAKHGFKKAIVPHGNAPREPIKGMEVVVVKKLSEALGAI from the coding sequence TTGGCTAAAGCGAAAACTGCGTATGTTTGTAATGATTGTGGCGCTGACTTTGCCAAATGGCAGGGCCAATGTACGGAGTGCGGGGCCTGGAATACCTTAAAAGAGGTGCGCCTGGGTGGCAGCGTTAAAACAAGCGCGAGTGGCGGTCGCAGTGGGTATGCAGGCAGCCTGGAAGCCAAGGTCACGCCACTGGCGGAGATCAATCTGGAAGAGTTGCCGCGTTTCAGCTCAACCCTCGAGGAATTCGATCGCGTGTTGGGCGGTGGCTTTGTGCCGGGTTCTGTGGTGTTGATTGGCGGCCACCCAGGTGCCGGGAAGTCGACCGTGTTGCTGCAGGTACTTTGCCAGTTGGCGCAACAGCAGGATGCACTCTACGTCACGGGTGAGGAATCGCTGCAGCAGGTCGCTATGCGGGCGTCGCGCCTCGGTTTGCCCACCGCAAACCTGCAAATGCTGTCGGCAACGGATGTGGACGCGGTTGTCCAGGCGGCCGCTCAGGTCAAACCCAAAATCATGGTGGTGGACTCGATTCAGGTGATGCACCAGGCGGAAATTCAATCGGCGCCGGGTAGTGTGTCGCAGGTGCGCGAGTGTGCCGCCGAGTTAACGCGTTTTGCCAAGCAGTCGGGCACGGTGCTGATTCTCGTCGGTCATGTCACTAAAGACGGTTCTCTGGCCGGGCCGAAAGTGCTCGAACATATTATCGACTGTTCGATAATGCTCGAAGGCTCCCACGACTCCCGGTTTCGTACCCTGCGCGGAATCAAAAATCGCTTTGGCGCAGTGAATGAACTCGGCGTGTTTGCGATGACCGAGCAGGGCTTGAAGGAAGTTTCCAACCCATCGGCGATCTTTTTACAGCGCGGCGACGAAGTGTCCAGTGGTTCGGTGGTGATGGTGGTGTGGGAAGGCACGCGACCCTTGCTGGTGGAGATACAAGCGCTGGTGGATGCGTCCAGTTTGGGGAATCCGCGTCGGGTTGCGGTGGGGCTTGAGCAAAACCGGCTGTCCATGTTGCTGGCCATTTTGCATCGACACGGCGGTTTGATGGTGGGCGATCAGGATGTGTTTGTGAATGTGGTTGGCGGAGTGAAAATTATGGAGCCTAGCGCCGACCTCGCACTTTTGTTTGCGCTGGTGTCGAGTTTTCGCGATCACCCGCTACCGCGTGAGCTGGTGGTGTTCGGTGAAGTCGGCCTTGCCGGTGAAATTCGCCCGGTGCCCAGCGGCCAGGAGCGCATTCGCGAGGCGGCCAAACACGGATTTAAAAAAGCCATCGTGCCCCACGGCAACGCCCCGCGCGAGCCTATTAAAGGAATGGAAGTGGTGGTGGTAAAAAAACTGAGCGAGGCGTTGGGGGCGATTTAA